One part of the Candidatus Aegiribacteria sp. genome encodes these proteins:
- a CDS encoding hydrogenase iron-sulfur subunit, whose product MMSEWQPKILAILCNWCSYAGADLAGVSRMQYPPNIRVVRVPCSGRVDPLFIMKSLQAGFDGVLVSGCHPGDCHYISGNYVARRKFAVLKPLLEFIGIEPNRVQFSWISAGEGERFATVVTKITEDVRKLGPSTRLVKKL is encoded by the coding sequence ATAATGAGTGAATGGCAGCCTAAAATTCTTGCCATCCTTTGCAACTGGTGCTCATACGCGGGCGCTGATCTGGCCGGCGTATCGAGAATGCAGTACCCTCCAAATATCAGGGTTGTTCGAGTTCCCTGTTCGGGGCGGGTCGATCCTTTGTTCATTATGAAAAGCCTTCAAGCCGGTTTTGACGGTGTACTGGTTTCAGGATGCCATCCGGGAGACTGCCATTACATATCAGGGAATTATGTAGCGCGTAGGAAATTTGCCGTATTGAAACCTCTTCTTGAATTTATAGGGATAGAGCCGAACAGAGTTCAGTTCTCATGGATATCTGCCGGTGAAGGTGAAAGATTCGCCACAGTTGTAACGAAGATAACTGAAGATGTCAGAAAGCTCGGGCCTTCGACGAGGCTGGTGAAAAAGTTATGA
- a CDS encoding Coenzyme F420 hydrogenase/dehydrogenase, beta subunit C-terminal domain, producing the protein MTDNKIKTFDDLKTFVIDTGLCGRCGGCVSVCSASGCGALKLGDSGIPEYTEPNICLDGGLCYLVCPRTDALKDELKERSDWAAPIGHYTDVLSARSTYADVRKHATDGGVVTSLLIHMLEAGHIDGAVVSVTTEMFNRKAIVATTREELLNAAGSHFSELPHLEEVGEMYSGFVSVVKQINHYKQAKKIRRLAVVGTPCQITAIKKMQAVSIVPSDIIKYTIGLFCMQCFEMDNLMDKDFIKSRHISPDDISSVNVKEDFILNMKSGIQVHIPMNEVEKIARPACLRCSHFANDFADISVGGLGSPDGYTTVMIRTIEGKQRFAEAMFGGSIELISSMTKEDRKADRLRKVALIREFDARKKARAESYNRRSE; encoded by the coding sequence ATGACTGATAACAAAATAAAGACATTCGACGACCTGAAGACCTTCGTCATTGATACGGGACTATGCGGGAGGTGCGGCGGATGTGTATCAGTCTGCTCCGCAAGCGGATGCGGTGCTCTGAAACTGGGCGATTCCGGTATTCCTGAATACACAGAACCGAATATCTGCCTGGACGGCGGGCTCTGCTACCTTGTCTGTCCGCGCACAGATGCTCTGAAGGATGAACTTAAAGAGCGATCTGACTGGGCTGCGCCGATAGGACATTATACTGATGTTCTTTCCGCCAGAAGTACATATGCTGATGTTCGCAAACATGCGACTGATGGCGGGGTAGTAACTTCTCTTTTAATTCACATGCTTGAGGCCGGTCATATAGATGGCGCCGTTGTCTCTGTGACTACGGAGATGTTCAACAGGAAAGCGATAGTAGCTACAACTCGAGAAGAACTACTGAATGCGGCTGGATCTCACTTTTCCGAACTTCCTCATCTTGAGGAGGTTGGCGAGATGTATTCAGGTTTTGTCTCAGTCGTGAAACAGATTAATCATTATAAACAGGCGAAAAAAATCCGCAGGCTCGCGGTTGTAGGAACACCATGTCAGATAACCGCCATCAAGAAGATGCAGGCGGTTTCAATCGTTCCGTCGGATATCATTAAATACACGATCGGTCTTTTCTGCATGCAGTGCTTCGAGATGGATAATCTGATGGATAAGGATTTTATAAAGAGCAGACATATAAGCCCTGACGACATATCCAGCGTAAATGTCAAAGAGGATTTCATACTGAACATGAAATCCGGTATTCAGGTACATATTCCAATGAACGAGGTGGAGAAGATAGCACGACCGGCATGTCTGCGATGCAGCCATTTCGCGAATGATTTCGCGGATATCTCGGTTGGAGGGCTCGGTTCTCCCGACGGGTATACAACGGTGATGATCCGGACGATCGAGGGGAAGCAGAGATTCGCGGAGGCGATGTTCGGAGGCAGCATTGAATTGATTAGCAGCATGACGAAAGAGGATCGAAAGGCGGACAGATTGAGAAAGGTGGCTCTCATCAGGGAGTTTGACGCTCGAAAGAAAGCCCGGGCTGAATCATACAACAGGCGGTCAGAGTAA
- a CDS encoding FAD/NAD(P)-binding protein gives MANPYIPLQMKVERIETEDPDRTLRTYDLTFVDESEKEAFKYLPGQFCEISILGKGESPFGIASSPTEKDYLRFTVNRTGSVTNEIHYLRNGDIVGMRGPLGNWYPVDDMKGMNVLIVGGGFAFTTLRSLLIYLLDSRVDYKDITVIYGARNPDLFIYKDEIAIWKQRDDIQFHLTIDNPVDGWNEKTGFVPTVTKEVAPSPDNTMAIVCGPPIMIKYTLPVLTELGFPDERIYTSLERRMKCGIGKCGRCNIGSKYICIDGPVFSMAELKNIPETV, from the coding sequence ATGGCTAATCCATACATTCCATTGCAAATGAAGGTCGAGCGGATCGAAACAGAAGATCCGGACAGAACATTGCGAACCTACGATCTTACATTTGTAGATGAATCGGAAAAAGAAGCATTCAAATATCTGCCCGGCCAGTTCTGTGAAATATCAATTCTCGGAAAGGGTGAATCTCCGTTCGGTATTGCTTCCTCACCCACCGAAAAGGATTATCTCCGTTTTACTGTTAACAGAACAGGTTCGGTAACCAATGAGATTCATTATCTCCGGAACGGGGATATCGTTGGAATGAGAGGGCCTCTCGGAAACTGGTACCCTGTGGATGATATGAAAGGCATGAATGTACTGATAGTGGGCGGCGGTTTTGCTTTCACGACACTGCGATCCCTTCTGATATATCTTCTTGATTCAAGGGTTGATTATAAAGACATCACGGTTATTTACGGAGCGCGAAATCCGGATCTGTTCATCTATAAAGATGAGATAGCAATTTGGAAACAGAGAGACGATATCCAGTTTCATCTTACAATTGACAACCCCGTGGATGGATGGAATGAAAAAACCGGATTTGTTCCGACTGTTACGAAGGAAGTCGCGCCGAGCCCTGATAACACTATGGCGATAGTTTGCGGTCCCCCTATAATGATAAAGTACACCCTTCCGGTTCTGACAGAACTTGGATTTCCCGATGAGCGGATATACACATCTCTGGAGCGACGCATGAAATGCGGTATCGGTAAATGCGGAAGGTGCAATATCGGTTCAAAGTATATCTGCATTGACGGACCTGTGTTTTCAATGGCTGAGTTGAAAAATATACCCGAGACGGTTTAG
- a CDS encoding 4Fe-4S dicluster domain-containing protein: MKKIIIAENDPNFKYDIASQPGAESFMRCFTCGTCTASCPVAEVNEEYDPRKIIRMSILGMREEVLSSDILWMCSRCYTCAALCPQNVKFTDVISILRDMAVKEGYVQPERLDKALELDKVIQSLRCMIIENKLHPDENGKAEILKSLEDELDTKW; encoded by the coding sequence ATGAAAAAGATAATTATTGCTGAGAATGACCCGAATTTTAAATACGATATAGCTTCCCAGCCCGGAGCGGAATCCTTCATGCGCTGCTTCACATGCGGAACATGCACAGCTTCATGTCCGGTGGCTGAGGTAAATGAAGAGTACGACCCCAGAAAGATCATCAGGATGTCAATACTTGGAATGAGGGAAGAAGTTCTTTCATCGGACATCTTATGGATGTGTTCACGATGCTATACCTGTGCTGCTCTCTGTCCCCAGAACGTGAAGTTTACGGATGTGATAAGCATTCTCCGCGATATGGCTGTTAAAGAAGGATATGTTCAGCCTGAGAGACTCGATAAGGCACTGGAACTTGATAAGGTTATTCAGAGCCTTCGATGCATGATAATCGAAAATAAGCTGCATCCGGATGAGAATGGCAAGGCAGAAATTCTTAAAAGCCTTGAGGATGAACTGGACACGAAATGGTAA
- a CDS encoding 4Fe-4S dicluster domain-containing protein: protein MKMVRLDKQKLNDFIRELSAEYSVYAPGKTGGKTEFIPVESGDEIDFSKTVTDMSSKGIFFPHAEVLFEYDKDGVRTPQIPHRPIAVLGMRSCDARSLVMLDRVFGSAIQMPEEERFQDPYWKEKYDTSLIFGFACNEPLSTCFCNWFGGGPHDRVGMDVSVVDAGDVYLMEPVSDKGIEIIKNLSCFTDTAEEDEALVAKLASDADSMMTALLDVDGLGERLTALYDEPIWGEISAKCVNCGACTFSCPTCHCFDMQDEGKGEKGKRVRIWDSCMLPIFTMEASGHNPRALSRDRVRQRVMHKYSYYPENYGEILCTGCGRCVMVCPVNLDIREVLKKILTYEEQVI, encoded by the coding sequence ATGAAGATGGTCAGGCTGGATAAGCAGAAATTAAATGATTTCATCCGTGAGCTTTCAGCGGAGTACTCTGTCTACGCTCCGGGAAAGACGGGGGGAAAAACCGAATTCATCCCTGTAGAGTCGGGTGATGAGATCGATTTCAGCAAAACTGTGACCGACATGTCTTCGAAAGGTATTTTCTTTCCGCATGCGGAAGTACTCTTCGAGTATGACAAAGATGGCGTCAGGACACCGCAGATACCTCACAGACCAATCGCAGTATTGGGAATGAGAAGCTGTGATGCGCGCAGCCTTGTAATGCTTGACAGGGTATTCGGAAGCGCGATTCAGATGCCGGAGGAAGAGAGATTCCAGGATCCTTACTGGAAAGAAAAGTACGACACTTCGCTGATATTCGGTTTCGCATGCAATGAACCGCTGTCAACATGCTTCTGTAACTGGTTTGGCGGCGGGCCGCATGACAGGGTCGGAATGGATGTGTCTGTCGTTGATGCCGGGGATGTCTATCTGATGGAACCGGTGAGTGATAAGGGCATTGAAATCATTAAGAATTTATCCTGTTTTACGGATACAGCGGAAGAAGATGAAGCCCTGGTCGCTAAGCTGGCCTCTGATGCCGACTCAATGATGACTGCCCTGCTTGATGTTGACGGGCTGGGCGAGAGGCTGACTGCTCTATATGACGAACCGATATGGGGGGAAATCAGCGCGAAATGCGTCAACTGCGGTGCATGTACCTTCAGCTGTCCTACATGTCACTGTTTTGATATGCAGGATGAAGGTAAGGGAGAAAAGGGTAAGCGGGTACGTATCTGGGATTCATGCATGCTTCCGATTTTTACAATGGAAGCATCCGGACATAATCCGAGAGCCCTCTCGAGGGATCGTGTCAGGCAGCGGGTTATGCACAAATACAGTTATTATCCGGAAAACTATGGGGAAATCCTCTGCACCGGCTGCGGACGCTGTGTCATGGTCTGTCCGGTAAACCTTGATATCAGAGAAGTACTTAAAAAGATTCTCACATACGAAGAACAGGTTATATAA
- a CDS encoding 4Fe-4S dicluster domain-containing protein: MNVVNELHIAIKKLLTEKKIDLFIGWENGSLPLSATPLFITSEEEVDRAVFDITCGNNLSIYFTKDRKQFTDKKVGIAVKGCDSRSVVLNILEKQIDRENVVMVGVPCHGVLDKKKVLAKTDGREVLELIDNGDTVTLKGKGYEFSFDRSEILSASCLACIYPDAQECDIFIGEPRAEIPNEDRLKEIKEFEALSTSERWENTRAEYEKCIRCYACRNVCPSCYCNVCFVDQNDPGWIGNTCEFTDSMVFHIIRNLHVAGRCVECGACERACPMDINLLLLNRKVAMEVKDRFGDIAGLDINGKPAMVDFKEDEKQEFIMG; the protein is encoded by the coding sequence ATGAATGTTGTTAACGAGCTCCACATAGCTATAAAGAAACTGTTAACTGAAAAAAAGATTGATCTCTTCATTGGGTGGGAAAATGGATCCCTGCCTCTCTCGGCGACGCCTCTGTTTATCACCTCCGAAGAAGAGGTGGACAGGGCTGTTTTCGATATTACCTGCGGGAACAATCTCTCAATCTATTTCACGAAGGACAGAAAACAGTTCACTGATAAAAAGGTCGGCATCGCGGTTAAAGGATGTGATTCGCGTTCTGTGGTTCTTAATATTCTGGAAAAGCAGATCGACCGCGAGAACGTTGTAATGGTAGGGGTACCATGCCATGGGGTGCTTGATAAGAAGAAAGTGCTGGCAAAGACGGACGGAAGAGAGGTTCTCGAGCTGATCGATAACGGAGATACCGTTACCCTCAAAGGGAAGGGATACGAGTTTTCGTTCGACAGAAGCGAAATACTGAGCGCTTCATGTCTTGCCTGCATTTATCCCGATGCGCAGGAGTGCGACATTTTCATCGGCGAGCCAAGGGCTGAAATTCCGAATGAAGACAGGTTGAAGGAAATAAAGGAGTTCGAGGCTCTGTCCACGTCGGAGAGATGGGAAAACACTCGCGCGGAGTACGAAAAGTGCATTCGCTGCTATGCATGCAGGAATGTATGTCCTTCGTGTTACTGTAACGTCTGCTTCGTAGATCAGAACGATCCGGGGTGGATAGGCAACACATGCGAATTCACGGATTCAATGGTTTTCCATATAATAAGGAACCTTCACGTAGCCGGAAGATGTGTTGAATGCGGAGCCTGCGAGAGAGCCTGCCCTATGGATATAAATCTTCTGCTTCTCAACAGGAAAGTCGCGATGGAAGTTAAAGACAGATTCGGTGACATCGCCGGTCTTGATATCAACGGAAAGCCCGCTATGGTTGATTTCAAGGAAGACGAAAAACAGGAATTCATAATGGGGTAA